TGCTTTGTGTCCTCTTTATCTTCCTCATCGCTATTCGCGGCTGAATTACTGTCCTTTTTTCTCGGGCCATTCGTTTTCgggtgaaaatttttattttgtcctcGCGGATTATTAGGTTTGTTGTGATTCGTCCTTTCTTTATTTGGTCGACCATTTAACAACCAACATTCTTCGCGCATGTGTCCTGCCTTCTTGCAGTAATTGCAGACTTTATCTATCGCGTTTACGCGGGGTGTCCTATCGGGTTTCGGTAAGTAGAAACGGTTCGCATATCTATTGGTACGACATTCCCTTCCGAGGTGCCCGTATTTTCCGCATTTTTGGCATTGTAATATCGATTGGTTATCGCGCGGTTGCGGCGAGtacgcataattatttttgggaCGCAGCGGAATTCCACTCGGCCCGTTTACTTTTTCCTCGGCGCTTGCTCCGGCAATCGCTTCTTGCAATGTTGCGAAATGCTGGGCTCGGACAAGTAACTTGATCTCGTCTCTCAATCCTAATTGAAAATTCTGTAATGCCTGTTGTTGAATCGTTTCTAATATAGTTCGCTTGCTTTCTATGGTGTGATTTCTTCCCTCTATCATGGAGTCGTATAGCTCCATCGCTAGCTTATCGGCTCTTAATCCGAATGCTCTTGCATTTTCTCCGGGTTTTTGCTTGAGTGTATTAAACTCTAGTTGTAAGTGTGTTGTGCTTTTGCGGCTCAGATAGCAAACTTCTAATTCCTTCTTTAGTTGTGCGAAATCTCTTATCTCTCGCGTTTGAAAGTCTATCATCGCTCTTCCTTTTAGCTTTGTGCATAGCACTGCTTCTAATAGCGTTCCTACTTCCATAggatttatgttttttattgcatatgacGCGGCGCTTAAGAATTCTTGTAATTTACTCGAGGTTCCGTCGAACTCGGGTATCATGTCTCGTGCCTCTTTTAAACGTAGATATCCGATTGCGCGCTCCGCTTGGTTCCGAATATCGTATGACGTTCTTCCGTACGTTACTTCGAACGGGAGGTTACTTGGctcgcgtctcgcgtgaaattcGCGGCGTTCAGGATTCGCCGTTTCTAGTTGATTTACGCGATCTTGTAAGTTGCGGATtccgtttaatatctcgtcgAGAATGGAATCTCTATCGTCTCGCGGCGGTCCGGCCCGTGCGGGTATCCGGTTACGGTGATTCTCCGGGGTGCCTCTTTGTGATAGCACTCGATTAAGACGGTTTATTTCTTCGTCTATTTCCTCTGGGGTTATCGGCGCGTTGTCATTTACGTTATTCGCGTCGTGGTTGCTATTTGTTGCTTCCGCCATCTCGATTACGTTCACGTGTCTCGGGGCAGAATAATATTCTTGCGGGTCAAATACGCTGCTATCATACGAGGTCAATGAGAACTCTCGTCTGTGTGTTCGCCTACTGATCGTACTGTTCGCGTCTTCGGattgtgcgtgcgcgtgtgagGGGTGGAGTCTATTTTCGTCGGGGCAGTTATTTTGTCCTATTACTCTCGCGTCTAAAATTATAACGGAATCGTCGAATTGTTCGCGTTCGATTACGCTGTTCGGGTGTAATTCCGGTTCTGATTCGCTTTCGCTTGAGTAGTATGCGTCTAAATTTCTACGCACGGTTTCGCGATTGTCATCGCGCAACTCATCTCTTGCTGATTCGGCGTTGCGTAATTCTTTCGGGCTTTCGCGGTCGCGTTCCCTATTGTTCTTCGCGTCTTTATTCTTAATactatttgttattttaattgtggCCGCAACAACATTCAGGGTAGATGGACTGTGAATGTGTGGCTCGGAATTATAGGAGATCATATTATCGGCCCAGAATTTATTCAGGGCAATATGAATGCACAATACTACGCAAATTTCCTTCTCCATCGGGTTGATGAACTTCTCGAGGATGTGCCACTGGCTACAAGATTAGCAATGATATTTCAACAGGATGGACATTCTGCCCACACTTCTGTTTTGGCAAGAAACgttttaaatcaaaaattCCCCAGGAGATGGATCGGACTTCGTGGTCCTCAAGAGTGGCCACCACGCTCCCCGGATCTCACgcctataaattttttcgcatGGGGCTTCTTAAGAAGTAAAGTATATCAAACTCTGCCGGAAAATGcggaaaatctgaaaaatagaATTCGCAACGCGTGTGCAGAGATCACTCCTCTCATGCTCGAACgagtaagaaaaaattttatgcgcAGAATCGCTTTATGTTTAGAACAAGATGGTAGTCACGTAGAACATTTGTTGTAAgcatattttaagataaaaaataaattttgttcaaatttgtttcttaaattgTATCTAGGTTAAGTTAtctgtattaatttcatttatattattacattttataattatagactatGTTAGAGTTGTAAAAACTGATATCCCTTCTGCTACTTCACGCCGAACTTGCATTCTGATCTTATTCTGTTAGTCGAGTAAAGCTTGCTCCTGTCGGTAAACAGATAGGCAACACAGCATAGTGATGTGTATGTTGCAGAAtcaaagaatgtaaaaaaagactccaagtacacgcaatgtattttgtaaattcaaaaatctaacctaagtggtagctttatttctccttcacaaaattatgttacctaactcaactcaagtgatatgtattttaaaaaaaggtgtgaaatctttaaattaaattgcgccaattgcaaagagaatatgtatattgctttaaaaaataattgttgtgcaactacttttaaaaaataaaacccaagtggtatcttTGTGTTCCTATTCAATAAGGGTCTTCCTATTCCAACCCAAGTGGCTTCTTAATTCTccttaacaaatttttaatattaaaaaaaattattttaatcaattaaagaacaattaaagaattaaagaacCCATACAGCACATGTAGATACTGAGAACGTTCGAAGGATATCGCATTTTGTGaaggagaaataaagctaccacttaggttggatttttgaatttacaaaatacattgcgtgtacttggcgcctttttttaccttttttgaaaaaggtaattttgtactaatATCACGGAttttttgtagtgttaaggtgattgggccatcagagcatgtcaaagaaaaaaaaccgaattaaatatatgttataaaaaaaaacctaaatacgcttaaatttgcaattttgagaaGATCTGACGTCTAATTTTTGAGgtattaaatctcaaagttggcatttttaacataggttttatgggaaattgtaccggaaacatacatttttcgagaatttcactcactgtctgtaaagaaacaagttcaaaaaactgaaaataacattatttttgattcttctagcacttgttaagtataagacaaaacgacgttgacgtgtaataaggccaaaaattcaatcaaaagttgATGAATCGTCGCGTTTCTTGTCGGCCTTTCGATCAGCTGTACGCGACGTGAACATgtggcaacgccgcgccgtgtagtgttttctttccacagcactattcttttgcaagcaaatctctcgttatcgaaattgtttgttaccttctattatttttcaacataaacaCAATACATAACCTCACTCAAACACATGGCACTAGCATGATAGCTGCCTACAGCGAAGAGATGCAATGCCGCGACATTTCTCTTGTACGAATGTCAACTGGAGTCAAATCTTGAactgtttacatttatcagtagataaattgatacgtaatcgaatgaaaagttacattataaaaccagtaattatacaagtgtctagaatatatccataaaaatggtttttcttaaaataaaatttagcccTTATATTGACTCATATGGTACATGGCCCAATCACCTTAAGCAGGAatcggcaaaaaattttttatttgttattttttaattattcacgaatttagaaataacaacaaattaaatttttattgaattagcaaattagtaattagtcacaaaaaattactattcacataaaaattaataatatttaggtaaaagtgaattatagattacttaaagaattagtaatttgtcagagaaaaatttttagttcGTGAAAGTTAGTATTTAGATAAaagtgaattaatttttttttgcaaattggtaattagtaaaaataaattctttattattaaaataattaatagtttatcaaaaataaattactatttatttgaaaattaataattagtggaaaataattattaattttttcaataataaataaatagtctcaggtaaattacttatattttaaaaattattagtttattgaatataaatattttaatgagggaagttccaggttcgaatcctggttgaggtaatattttttgcaataaattctttacagtttttagataattaaatcaagtcgatttaattccgggggaAGGAAGGGTTTTAATTCCAACAAtaactgtgtttcaagtccgacaaataatcggcgcgcagtaaaataagttagaaaaatatatgtatatatgtactatatgtatatgttacgggcaaagtcagcatggtgtgcagtgtcggcattgcccgggcaatgtcagcattgcacaacgcgactgggcaaagtagtttattagcgGACATTGCCCGGTTTGATGTGGGCAAAGTTAACACTGCCCATCCAGCGATGGCAATGTCAGCAACGATTATCACATTGCGGACTTTGCTTGGTTCCAAGTGGGCAATGTCGACAATGCTAAATCTCCGTGGGCTAAGCTGCGCTAAATAagggtaattcttcagtttagctacctcagcacagaaatcgatgcaattaggcttaatcgacgcgtttttgcatgaaacgaacgaatctggcagaaaaaagtgtcgctctgccccgcgacgcgagatattaatcgtcaaagttgaaccgacgacatgtagcaacattgaacgtgccctgcggccatatgcgcatgctcagtggtcgcacgcgcatgtaaaactgcgccaattttaaacgaatcaatcgtgcagaataaccaagcatctcgattcaagcagttaggtctcacgctgggagtttcattagtttaattatgcgtgggaagcacacacacacacacacacacacacacggaggggtgcgagggggggccttcggcccccccctcccccgcatccaccccgtcggtaggcagcgtggacctcgctttacaacataaagtacatgctaagttgtaaaacgaaattataaagtacatgcatgggggagggtgcagggaagaaaagcctttctgttcacgtgcgctcacgcatgtaagcccccttgcacccctccatgcatgtgctttataatttcgctttacaacttagcatgtactttatgttgtaaagcgaggtccacgctgcctaccgacggggtgggtgcgagggagggggggccgaaggccccccctcgcacccccccgtgtgtgtgtgtgtgtgtgtgtgtgcttcccacgcataattaaactaatgaaactcccagcgtgagacctaactgcttgaatcgagatgcttggttattctgcacgatgtaactgtttaatgattttcgttaaagcagggcacacacacgtgtgtatgccctgctttaacgaaaatcacaacttaagcctaattgcatcgatttctgttctgaggtagctaaactgaagaattaccatACATTTAGCGCAGCTTAGCCCACGGAGATTTAGCATTGTCGACATTGCCCACTTTGAACCGAGCAAAGTCCGCAATGTGATAATCGTTGCTGACATTGCCATCGCTGGATGGGCAGTGTTGACTTTGCCCACATCAAACCGGGCAATGTCcgctaataaactactttgcccagtcgcgttgtgcaatgctgacattgcccgggcaatgccgacactgcacaccatgctgactttgcccgtaacatatacacaaaaattaatataaggctgtcaaagatCTAAGCTTGGGCCGTATGGCTTATTTTGATTCTAATttgattatgtattataacgGGGTCCtgtttctcttattattatttattcacgtCGCCTGAGAAAGACGtttcaaactattattaaccggttattgcgataaatattaccacatgcctcggtaATCGAATTGATACGACACCCTTCACGGAATGAAGGAGATTCCAGGTTCGAAttctggctgaggtaatatttttcgcaataaattttttgcagtttttagataattaaatcgagtcgaTATAATTCCGAGGGAGGGAAGGCTTTTAATTCCAACAATAATTGTGTTTCAAGttcgacaaataatcggcgcgcagtaaaataagttggaaaaatatatgtatatatacatatatgtactatatatatacacgaaaattaatataaggctgtcaaagatCTAAGCTTGAACCGTATGGCTTATTTTGATTctaatttgattgtatatcataaCGGTCCtgtttctcttattattataaataatttaattattgcagttaaggggatcctgacaggcgaacttcctcgatgtcgataatgtcaaccttaaaattttgttttccctatatctgtctttgtctaacgaaatgacatctgtttttgttcgattgctcgccatctttcgcaagatccggcaactactgtggctgctcttcttgtcatcctgcatccgtatttgcattactaaaataacttttagatggatctttttttgtacgcattgaatcttacttctacttacacAATATTCTACTTACAcaatattattcttacatgttttcccaagggaggatgataaacattatgtatatataaactgcagaatttaatattgtcgtcaggtgacagctgtgtatgtgccccaataagtaatatttttaattttttggtgtttttgatataaaatcgcgtttggcaccctagatttttgtgcggactttaattctgtaaaagatttttgcaattctataaagtcaattaaaagatccatctaaaAACGATAATGTTGGTAAAttatacggctgcaggatccccttaaatgtggtttaaaaaaggtaattatgAAAGAGAAGGGCTTCCTCACTGATTTGACTGAAACTTCacaattttgtgtattttattagTGCGTAAAACATGAAACTGTAAGTTAAAAATGTCACTCTCAAttaggaaaaaagttattaagtaCTAAAGTTGATAGCTGCGTGGTTAGAATGTCTGTCATACCAACATGATGTAGTCGGGTCCTCCTCCTCCCGTCAACACGGATGTCGGCGGGCCGCGGCCATGGGGCCCCTTCTCGCCAAAAATAAGGTATAACCGCGACCGCGAACGCGGACCCCCCTGCGCGGACCCGCGGACCCGCGGACCCCGcgccgcgaccgcgaccgGCGCGACGCGCATCTCCACGCGAACCCCGCGGACCCTCCGCGCGGACCCcgcggactccgcggcgcgaccgcgaacGCAAACGCGGACCTCCCCCGCGCGGACCAGCGGcgcgggtgagtcatcccggtgagtcatACAAGTGAGTCATACACGTGGTATGCCAAGGTCACCCCCTTGATGTAGACCAAAAGTGCATgaaattatagtaataatacaGTATAACAGCAACCTGTCCTATAATAGACTGGCGCCTTACTTTAATTATGTGCTATTATTTgactttgtatttattatactttgtatttGTATAGACTTTTTAACtagttaaaaaagataatagaaatagagtttatgcttttttaaagcaaaaaataattggtaTATTAAGAgtctatataaatacaaagtcAAATAATAGCACACAATTAAAGTAAGGCGCCAGACTATTATGAGAAGTTGCTGTTATACTGCACTATTACTGTAATTGTATGCACTTTTACGTCACTACGCATGATCATGTGCGTCTACATCATGTCAGTATAACAGACATCTTAACCACGCAACAGTcaattttagtatttaataaatttttcctaaaattgAGAGCGACAGTTTTAACTTACAGATTTATGTTTTACGCaccaaaatacacaaaattgtGAAGTTTCAGTCAAATCAGTGAGGAAGCCCTTCTCTTTCATAATtaccttaaaaaataattatgttaatgttatatataatattcccaaacgataatttaattacaattatattgtataatcttACCTTGTTAAAAACTTCATTACCAAAGAGCTCGCCATACTCCAAAGTGAAGTCTCAGTGTAACAGAATTCAAGAAGTTAGTATCTAAATAGAGAGAATCGTGTATGCACTCAATCACGAGAAAATCCATTCTCCGCCAGTCTTCAg
The Temnothorax longispinosus isolate EJ_2023e chromosome 7, Tlon_JGU_v1, whole genome shotgun sequence DNA segment above includes these coding regions:
- the LOC139816955 gene encoding uncharacterized protein gives rise to the protein MEKEICVVLCIHIALNKFWADNMISYNSEPHIHSPSTLNVVAATIKITNSIKNKDAKNNRERDRESPKELRNAESARDELRDDNRETVRRNLDAYYSSESESEPELHPNSVIEREQFDDSVIILDARVIGQNNCPDENRLHPSHAHAQSEDANSTISRRTHRREFSLTSYDSSVFDPQEYYSAPRHVNVIEMAEATNSNHDANNVNDNAPITPEEIDEEINRLNRVLSQRGTPENHRNRIPARAGPPRDDRDSILDEILNGIRNLQDRVNQLETANPERREFHARREPSNLPFEVTYGRTSYDIRNQAERAIGYLRLKEARDMIPEFDGTSSKLQEFLSAASYAIKNINPMEVGTLLEAVLCTKLKGRAMIDFQTREIRDFAQLKKELEVCYLSRKSTTHLQLEFNTLKQKPGENARAFGLRADKLAMELYDSMIEGRNHTIESKRTILETIQQQALQNFQLGLRDEIKLLVRAQHFATLQEAIAGASAEEKVNGPSGIPLRPKNNYAYSPQPRDNQSILQCQKCGKYGHLGRECRTNRYANRFYLPKPDRTPRVNAIDKVCNYCKKAGHMREECWLLNGRPNKERTNHNKPNNPRGQNKNFHPKTNGPRKKDSNSAANSDEEDKEDTKQRRPALEYQVSHLTNKPRKHAGLDLITLPMREAKREKINLLFDTGAAVSIIKVKHLKGETMIEEDKMALTGVTGHKAHTIGKGPRTQTLEIWAPVKFLQTL